The DNA region TCCCGGGAACAAAGGTAACCGTTCACTTTTCGCAGGGCGGCGATTCCGCCGCTTCCCGGCCCGGAACGCGATGGTGAGGGTCGAATGCGAAACCGTGCGTCTCAAATGGAGTCTTCGAAAGATTATGCTGGCGGAACGGGATTGGCTGAGCGTGGAATGAAAATCTCCGAACTATTCAATGGCGCGGAAATCGCCTCGATCAGCGCGCGCACGGACGTCGATGTGAGCGCAATCGTTTACGATAGCCGCAAAGTTACCGCGGATTCGCTCTTTTTCGCTCTGAAAGGCGAAAAAGATGACGGAAATAAATTCATCGCCGACGCCTTGAATCGCGGCGTGGTAGCTGTTGCCAGCGAATCGCCGCGCGATTCCGCCGTGAATCCGGACAGTGCGTGGATCCAGATCCTGCCCGAAGCGCAGCGGCGAGTTCTTGCAACCGCAAGCGCGAATTTCTACCGGCATCCCGCGGACGCGCTGCGCCTCGTCGGAGTAACGGGAACTAACGGCAAGACCACGACCACCCATCT from Candidatus Acidiferrales bacterium includes:
- a CDS encoding Mur ligase domain-containing protein gives rise to the protein MKISELFNGAEIASISARTDVDVSAIVYDSRKVTADSLFFALKGEKDDGNKFIADALNRGVVAVASESPRDSAVNPDSAWIQILPEAQRRVLATASANFYRHPADALRLVGVTGTNGKTTTTHL